The sequence TATAATTCAAACTGTTTATCCTCATTCTGTCGATTTTACGCTCCATCAAAAATTCTCTTCCCTTTAAATGTAGCGCTTTTCCCGCAACAACGCCAAGAAAAAAATAAAAAGCCTCATTTTTTTGTTAGGAAGCCCTTACTTTTTCCATGAAAAAAGATAAAAATTTTTTTGCGACTATACAAACTAATAATTTAATATTTTATTTTATGGGTATGCAGTTGACTGGCATATTCCCTAGATTTAGTATTCAGCCATTCCGGCCAATGACACCTTTGCCGCCACCCTTTCAGGCGGGATATATCTTTATATCAAGCTAATGAAGCAGCTCCAACAGATGAGTATTTAAAAATATTCTGACGCATCTGTTGTCTTTGGCTGCTCAGAAACTTGATGCCCTTGCGATTACACGGCGGTACCTCGGCCAATGGGGGCGCGCTGGCTGAGATATGGACTATCGACGATCGAAGGGTTTGAAACCTCGGTGCAAGCCCATCTGCCCAGTATCTCTTCATGTTGGATATCGGGCACCTTGTGTGTAAACGCGAGTCATTGTCGATAGGTCTTATTTTAGTTCAAAAAATGAACATGAAATTTTTTTGACTCAGCGACACCCCCCATGTAATCAACCGGCTCTGGGCCAGCCGCCTCGTGGCATTTTTCATATAAATTATCGGTAGAAAGTTCATCATAGTTTTGTCTCGTTAGATAATCATACCATGTTAAATCGTCCGATCCTCCCCATGTCCAGAAAATACCGACCGGTGCTTTATCGCTCCAATTGCCAAAAATACATTGAAAATGACCTGCGGTCGTCGTTAGTTTCTTTTCGATTAAAAACCGCGGGGCAAGCCATATCTCGAGCTTTTTTTTATTTTCCTGTTTCTTCCCTTTACGATAACCTGTCGATATACTCAAATACTTACCCACATTCCCACACTGCGATAAATCAAACGTACCCTCTAACGGATTCCCTAATTCTGATATCCGCATCGTTATCATACCCACTTCGCTTCCCTTTTGCGGGCGATAAATCAATACACTCTTTAAAAATCTTTCATAAATTTCTTCATGTCCTGGTACGCCATACCATGCTTCCTGGCAGAGCTTTTTTACGGTCTTACCAGCGATGAATCCTTCCTCGATCTGTTTTTGCCATTCTCTGCAAACAAGTAGTATGTTAACTGGACTACGATTGTTTAAACATTCATCAATAGCAGCAAGCTGTAAAACCATAGCCGTGATTTCTTTTGGACACCCATTGAATGGATTTTCTCGAATCTCTTCGCCTCTCCTCTTTTTTTGTTCGGGATCTTCGGTAATATCAGAGACACTTGGAACCCTATAGACGAATGGCCTTTTTACGCCTTGCTCACCACGCTCTGAGGAGTCTTCCATGCCGTGAATCCCCTGGGACGATGCAAAGGTCAGGGCGATCATTAAAGATGAGATAAGAACTTTCAAGCTTTTTTTCATAATAATCCTCCTTGGGATTAAGGCTTTTGGTTACTTGAGGCAATCTCCATGAAAGTAGTTGCTTAGAACAACGCTGGACAGCTAATTTCTAACAGATTCAAGAGTGTGAGTATACCATTATTTTTCGGCAGCGTTTTCGCAATTAAGATAGGGGCTTGTTAAAAATAACGTTAACAAATCAAGCAGTTCAGGCAAACCAACGATACCTTCTCAGGCATCAAATTTTCATAAATTGCTGCTCTTGTTTTTTATCGACTCCCCGTTCCTCTCACATAGCAGTCAGGGCGGGTTCCAGATAAAAGAGGTTTTGGCCAGGCGTATTTTAAAGAGATATGAGTAACATGCGGCATCATCCGGAAACTATTTTACAAATTCGCCATAGGTTTTGGGATAGGTAGACATAGCTGAAGGCTATATCTATGGAACATACCAGTCAACTGCATACCCATGTTATATTTTAATTTTACTTCTGCGATTAGAAATCAATAAAAAACAACTATTAAATCCCTATTAGAAATAAATCGAGCGATACGTATATTTAGGTAAATTATAAAAATAACCTTTGGAGAAAAGGCATGATTTCTAAGCACGAAGAGATTTGGAGCCGGCCTGAACCTTGGAAAGGCCCTATTCCTGATTATTATCGCCTGCAGTTAAATGATTTCCTGCAAAATAAAATGAGTATTGATCCAGACTATATATCATGGGCACGTAAAATTTGACCGTCGGTGGCGCTATGCCCATGAAAACAACTCCACCTCAACACCTTCAATTAAGAAACTGTTTTTGTAGACACTGATTTAATAGCTTCATCGATCGCCTTATCCAAATCTTTCATCTCAACCAACTTACCATTGACGGTAAAACCGGGTGCAAAATTGAGACCCAGTTCATGCCCTGTTATTAAGGCATCATGCAAAATAGCATCTTCGAGAGACCGATCATCCAATAACGGCTGAATCATGTCAGGGGTGATCCCAGTCGGTGCTAATAATTTTTCAATGACCTCTGTTGGTTTATCGGCGTTCACCCAATCGAAAGCGACTGTTTTGACCTTATCCGGGTTAAAGTTCTGTATAATTAACTTAGATCGTTCTAGATATTTGTTAACATCTCTCCCGGCCCAACATATAATTGACAATTTTAAAGAAAATTCATCAGTTGGAAAATCCTTCAATACAAAGTAGACCTTACCTGTATCTATGTACTTTTGCTTAAAGGCCGGAAGTTTATCGAGCTTAAATTCTGAACAATGATGACAGGTCAAGGAGTAGTACATCACAACTTTAACGGGTGCAGTTTTATCCCCAAATCCCACCTCGGGCAAACTGAGTGTGCTGGCAGGAATATCAACATCAGCCTTGGATTGAGCTATCCCCAAGGTTATCAAAAAAATCAATGGTCGCAAAAACTGCACGGGCACTCTCCAACTCGACACTATAATCTTCCTCTATAATAAAGGAAGTTCGCTATAATGCGCAAGCCAACCATTTACAAAAACGCTAAAATAAGTTACGGTTCAAAGTGAAAAAATGAGTTAAAATGTAAGTCCATGATTGAAAAAACTTTCTCCCCTCAAGACCTTGAAGAAAAGCTCTATGCCGACTGGGAAAAATCCGGTCTTTTTGCTTGTAACCCTAAGTCGAACAAACCGACTTATACGATTATGATGCCGCCCCCCAATGTAACAGGGAGCCTTCATGTCGGACATGCATTAACCTATACCTTGCAAGATGTATTGATCCGCTTTAAACGTATGTCGGGCTATGACGTCTTATGGCAACCGGGAACAGACCATGCGGGTATTGCCACCCAAATGGTTGTTGAACGCAATCTGGAAAAAGACGGAGTCAGCCGTCATGATTTGGGACGGGAAGCCTTTATTGATAAAATTTGGGAATGGAAAAATTATTCAGGTGGCGAAATTGTCCGTCAACAGCGCCGCCTTGGTATTTCTCCGGACTGGAGTCGTCAACGATTTACCATGGACGAAGGCTTAAGCGCCGCTGTTCGCAAGGTTTTCGTCCAACTTTTTAAAGATGGATTGATTTACCGCGATAAACGTTTAGTGAACTGGGACCCTAAGTTTCAAACAGCCGTCTCTGATCTGGAAGTTATTCCTCAAGACACAAAAGGTAATATGTATCACATTCGCTATCCGTTGGTGAGTGATGCTGAAAAATTCATTACCATCGCAACAACGCGCCCAGAAACGATGTTGGGGGATACAGCGGTTGCTGTTCATCCCGCCGATGAACGGTATAAAGACTTGGTCGGTCAAACAATTAAACTGCCCTTGATAGGCCGAGAAATTCCAATTGTCGCCGATGATTACTGCGATCAAGAAAAAGGGACTGGGGCAGTTAAAATTACCCCTGCCCATGACTTCAATGACTTTGAGCTTGGCCGACGCCATCAGTTGCCGCTTATCAACATCATGGATGAACGGGCCCATTTAAATAATTCTGTCCCAGACAAATATCGGGGTTTGAGTGTAGCTGCCGCCCGCAAGCAAATTTTAGCAGATCTTGAAGAATTAGGACTCCTTGAAAAAGTTGAGCCTATTATTCATGCCGTTCCGTTCGGTGAACGGTCAAATGTTGAAATTCAACCGATGTTGACTGACCAATGGTTCTTGGACGCCTATAAACTTGCTCAACCAGCCTTAGCTGCCGTTCGCAACGGTAAGACAACCTTTGTGCCGGAATTTTGGAATGCCACCTATTTTGATTGGCTTGAAAATATTCAACCCTGGTGCATTTCTCGTCAGATTTGGTGGGGCCATCAAGTACCAGCTTGGTTTGCCGATGATGGCAGTATCTTTGTTGCCGAAACTGAAGCAGAAGCCCAGGCCCAAGCTCAAGAAAAATTTGGCAAAACTGTTACTCTTACCCGTGATCCCGATGTTTTAGATACATGGTTTTCATCCGCCCTGTGGCCCTTTACGACATTGGGTTGGCCAGACGATAGCCTTGAGTTAAAACGCTATTATCCAACCGATGTCCTGGATACTGGGTTTGACATCATTTTCTTCTGGGTTGCTCGGATGATGATGATGGGGCTTTACTTTATTGGTGAAGTTCCCTTCAAAACAGTGTACATCCATGCTTTGGTGCGCGATGAAAAAGGGGCCAAGATGTCAAAGTCTAAAGGCAATGTCATGGATCCCCTGGTGTTAATGGATAAGTTTGGTACCGATGCCTTGCGTTTTACCTTGGCCAGTCTTGCTGTTCCGGGCCGCGACTTAAAATTAGGGGAATCTCGCGTTGAAGGTGGTCGTAACTTTATGACCAAAATTTGGAATGCCGCCCGCTTCATGCAAATGAACGAATGTGCTCGCCAAGACAATTTTATTCCACCCGAGGCAAAACTAACGGTAAATCGCTGGATCATTTCTGAAATGGCAGAACTTGCCACCCGAGTCTTTAAGTCGATTGAAACCTATCGGTTTGATGATGCCGCGAATGATCTTTATCGTTTTCTTTGGGGAACATTCTGTGATTTCTATCTAGAATTCTTAAAGCCTATTTTCGCCAATGTCGAAGATGCTGCTGCCTTAGCCGAAG is a genomic window of Candidatus Paracaedibacter acanthamoebae containing:
- a CDS encoding DsbA family protein encodes the protein MSSWRVPVQFLRPLIFLITLGIAQSKADVDIPASTLSLPEVGFGDKTAPVKVVMYYSLTCHHCSEFKLDKLPAFKQKYIDTGKVYFVLKDFPTDEFSLKLSIICWAGRDVNKYLERSKLIIQNFNPDKVKTVAFDWVNADKPTEVIEKLLAPTGITPDMIQPLLDDRSLEDAILHDALITGHELGLNFAPGFTVNGKLVEMKDLDKAIDEAIKSVSTKTVS
- a CDS encoding valine--tRNA ligase translates to MIEKTFSPQDLEEKLYADWEKSGLFACNPKSNKPTYTIMMPPPNVTGSLHVGHALTYTLQDVLIRFKRMSGYDVLWQPGTDHAGIATQMVVERNLEKDGVSRHDLGREAFIDKIWEWKNYSGGEIVRQQRRLGISPDWSRQRFTMDEGLSAAVRKVFVQLFKDGLIYRDKRLVNWDPKFQTAVSDLEVIPQDTKGNMYHIRYPLVSDAEKFITIATTRPETMLGDTAVAVHPADERYKDLVGQTIKLPLIGREIPIVADDYCDQEKGTGAVKITPAHDFNDFELGRRHQLPLINIMDERAHLNNSVPDKYRGLSVAAARKQILADLEELGLLEKVEPIIHAVPFGERSNVEIQPMLTDQWFLDAYKLAQPALAAVRNGKTTFVPEFWNATYFDWLENIQPWCISRQIWWGHQVPAWFADDGSIFVAETEAEAQAQAQEKFGKTVTLTRDPDVLDTWFSSALWPFTTLGWPDDSLELKRYYPTDVLDTGFDIIFFWVARMMMMGLYFIGEVPFKTVYIHALVRDEKGAKMSKSKGNVMDPLVLMDKFGTDALRFTLASLAVPGRDLKLGESRVEGGRNFMTKIWNAARFMQMNECARQDNFIPPEAKLTVNRWIISEMAELATRVFKSIETYRFDDAANDLYRFLWGTFCDFYLEFLKPIFANVEDAAALAEARATASWVLAEFLRVAHPIMPFITEELWKSFGDGQMLLGHTWPSYGKAQTDTAYIDSKAQEEMQWLVNLIIEIRSRRSEFNVAPGAPTPLSFHEVTSEIEVRIRRHEVILKRLGRISDLTIQAASPNLNKGDVQFVVGETTIVLPLADSIDLEAEMARLKKEIDAQDKEITTLEARLNNADFISKAKPEIISEFKERLGAANQTKAKVQQALNRLA